The Rhododendron vialii isolate Sample 1 chromosome 8a, ASM3025357v1 genome has a window encoding:
- the LOC131335959 gene encoding transcription factor MYB62-like, whose product MSSSSKKSPRSSSDEDNSHEIRRGPWTLEEDTILTKYISCHGERHWNLLAKCSGLRRTGKSCRLRWLNYLKPDVKRGNLTPQEQLLILELHSKWGNRWSKIAQHLPGRTDNEIKNYWRTRVQKQARHLKMDSNSAAFQEMIRCIWMPRLLQKMQLSSPSSSILSQNSAINPPPIITQLPSSLPEVSLNGHVLRCSDTSSEQSTSPSITSSGSMNFPHNPQMFSEYPSNPFLDMGNNDLDAFLKGCYNVDNCLSNDTGNFMASMEPPEEFEEPIRGCQVDENNWTNGINLADSLWNMDESWKFRQLQERDA is encoded by the exons ATGTCTAGTTCGAGCAAGAAGAGTCCAAGAAGTTCCAGTGATGAAGATAATTCTCATGAGATCAGAAGGGGGCCATGGACTCTTGAAGAAGACACTATtctcaccaaatatatttcttgtCACGGTGAGAGACACTGGAATTTGCTAGCGAAATGTTCAG GTCTAAGAAGAACTGGCAAGAGTTGTAGATTGAGATGGCTGAATTATCTTAAACCGGATGTTAAGCGCGGAAATCTTACCCCACAGGAACAGCTCTTGATTCTCGAACTCCATTCCAAGTGGGGCAACAG GTGGTCAAAGATTGCACAGCATTTACCGGGCAGGACAGACAATGAAATCAAGAACTATTGGAGAACTCGGGTGCAAAAACAGGCCCGACATCTGAAGATGGATTCAAATAGTGCTGCGTTTCAAGAAATGATTCGGTGCATTTGGATGCCGCGGCTGCTCCAAAAGATGCAACTGTCGTCCCCTTCTTCATCCATTTTATCTCAAAACTCGGCCATCAATCCCCCTCCGATCATCACACAATTACCATCATCTCTGCCAGAAGTTTCCCTGAATGGGCATGTTCTTAGATGTAGTGATACAAGCTCAGAACAATCCACTAGCCCAAGTATTACCTCTTCAGGATCCATGAATTTCCCACATAACCCTCAAATGTTTTCAGAATACCCCAGTAATCCATTCTTAGATATGGGTAACAACGACCTCGACGCATTTCTGAAGGGTTGTTACAATGTGGATAATTGTTTGAGCAATGACACGGGAAATTTCATGGCATCTATGGAACCACCAGAGGAGTTTGAAGAGCCAATTCGAGGTTGCCAAgtggatgaaaacaattggacTAATGGGATTAACTTGGCAGATAGCTTGTGGAACATGGATGAATCATGGAAGTTTAGGCAGCTACAAGAGAGGGACGCCTAG